The Desulfovibrionales bacterium genome includes a window with the following:
- a CDS encoding N-6 DNA methylase, whose protein sequence is MNPDAVDILARVRNELNQLGYVDELLRQDYVFDDASATGTRELHIPLAAFAQWPPSYRNACIGVLTANGRSGLQHVSGYGTLGAPMFFEVLQDRLDRYRVEASGQACFLESISVRDIRGAFETNRKKWAPDTIFRAKAITPLTAPVQLDFVDIGLLPALKGMIHGKLDRLLRDILQEAVNTHEGVTSGLKPDETLLFRLVFRFLAAKIFKDKKHPGNWAAPQANTIIEEIQRFYGLTAPDMQKILDEPDTQQIVWDKFRDAFNFQNISVDDLAFIYENTLIRKETRKQFGIHSTPAVIAELIVDRLPFESLPQDQRNVLEPCAGHGVFLVAALRRLRELLPASWTNQERHKYLKDRLAAIEVDSFATEVCRLSLMLADYPNPDGWQIISQDVFSSDVLEKQLKTSQIVLCNPPFEDFTQPERERYGSRILSVHKPYEVIRRVLEHPPAMFGFVVPKSAILGGKYRDLQDHIARTYKNIETIALPDRIFAFSDQETMLVLASEQNKATPINVFIRTFWVRENYRQTFLETGRLPEGIGKSINRSTHTAPISLWNAPLSDILDYLKSNPKLKDIADVHRGIEWNISLETNRSILISSDPEPGFKKGLDKVPGKIEPYWVQEFVYLNMHERYRRTNAHSLPWDRPKVIANSHIISRGPWRIVGHPDSKGLVCRENFIGIWPKTNINIEVLSALINSPLVNAALFVQEGKRRNRNVTLKQIPIPFPKDIDKERIVYQVRYYTKLRSGIKKGSVNESAIQECIRTLMEIDGLILKAYDLPPRLERKLVEFFRGYRRPLPFDFPGYYPEDFVPCIPLHRYLEMDLKQASAGGLLKRIVPFDSADVHELVMDIEKRQS, encoded by the coding sequence CGCAATGCTTGCATCGGTGTGCTGACTGCGAATGGTCGATCGGGTCTACAGCATGTTTCAGGCTACGGAACCCTCGGAGCCCCGATGTTTTTTGAAGTGCTTCAGGATCGTCTTGACCGTTACCGTGTCGAAGCCTCTGGCCAGGCCTGTTTCTTGGAGTCCATTTCAGTCCGCGATATTCGCGGAGCGTTTGAGACCAACAGAAAAAAGTGGGCTCCTGACACAATTTTCCGCGCCAAAGCTATCACGCCATTGACGGCTCCTGTTCAACTCGATTTTGTTGATATAGGCCTTCTTCCCGCTCTGAAGGGCATGATTCACGGTAAGTTGGATCGTTTACTAAGGGATATACTTCAGGAAGCCGTCAATACTCATGAGGGAGTCACATCTGGTCTTAAGCCCGATGAGACCTTGCTCTTTCGCCTGGTTTTCCGGTTCCTTGCCGCCAAGATTTTCAAGGATAAGAAACATCCCGGCAACTGGGCTGCTCCTCAGGCAAATACCATAATAGAGGAAATCCAAAGGTTTTATGGGCTCACTGCACCCGACATGCAAAAGATTCTTGATGAGCCCGACACACAGCAGATTGTGTGGGATAAATTTCGAGATGCCTTTAACTTTCAAAACATTTCTGTGGACGACCTGGCGTTTATTTATGAAAATACTTTGATAAGAAAAGAAACCCGCAAACAATTTGGCATACATAGTACGCCAGCCGTTATAGCCGAACTTATCGTAGACCGCCTTCCTTTTGAATCATTACCCCAGGATCAACGTAACGTTCTCGAACCTTGTGCAGGTCACGGGGTTTTTTTGGTTGCTGCGTTGCGTCGGCTTCGGGAACTATTGCCTGCTTCATGGACGAACCAAGAGAGACACAAATATCTAAAAGACCGATTAGCTGCCATAGAAGTTGACTCTTTTGCTACTGAAGTCTGCCGCTTATCTCTGATGTTAGCGGATTATCCCAATCCGGACGGATGGCAAATCATATCTCAAGATGTCTTTAGCAGCGATGTTCTGGAGAAGCAATTAAAAACATCCCAAATTGTTCTCTGCAATCCCCCGTTTGAAGATTTTACTCAGCCGGAAAGAGAGCGTTATGGCAGCAGAATTCTAAGTGTACACAAACCCTATGAGGTTATACGCAGAGTGCTGGAACATCCCCCAGCCATGTTCGGTTTTGTGGTGCCAAAGTCCGCCATATTGGGGGGAAAATATAGAGATCTTCAAGACCATATTGCCCGAACCTATAAGAATATAGAGACAATAGCCCTACCGGATCGCATTTTCGCATTCTCGGATCAAGAAACTATGTTAGTCCTTGCATCAGAACAAAACAAAGCGACCCCAATAAATGTTTTTATCCGTACGTTTTGGGTACGCGAAAACTATAGGCAAACTTTCCTTGAAACAGGTCGATTGCCTGAAGGAATTGGCAAAAGCATAAATCGATCTACCCATACGGCACCTATTTCTCTCTGGAATGCTCCCCTCTCAGATATTTTGGATTATCTCAAGAGTAACCCAAAGTTAAAGGACATTGCAGATGTTCACAGAGGTATTGAGTGGAATATTTCGCTCGAAACGAATAGGAGCATTTTGATATCATCCGATCCAGAGCCTGGATTCAAAAAGGGGCTGGACAAAGTCCCCGGGAAAATAGAGCCCTACTGGGTTCAAGAATTCGTGTACCTCAATATGCATGAGCGGTATAGAAGAACAAATGCCCATTCACTTCCTTGGGATAGACCGAAGGTTATCGCTAATAGCCACATTATTAGCCGTGGACCTTGGCGGATTGTGGGGCATCCAGACTCAAAAGGTTTGGTTTGCCGTGAAAACTTTATTGGGATCTGGCCTAAAACGAATATTAACATTGAAGTGCTTTCAGCTCTCATCAACTCCCCCTTGGTCAATGCGGCCCTTTTTGTTCAGGAGGGCAAACGTCGCAACCGGAATGTGACACTCAAACAAATTCCTATCCCATTTCCCAAAGATATTGATAAAGAGAGGATTGTTTACCAGGTAAGGTACTATACCAAACTCAGGTCGGGAATCAAAAAAGGTTCGGTTAATGAATCTGCCATTCAAGAATGCATTAGAACTCTTATGGAGATCGATGGCTTGATCCTAAAAGCCTACGACCTGCCCCCAAGGCTCGAAAGGAAGCTAGTGGAATTCTTTAGAGGATATCGCCGACCCCTTCCATTTGATTTTCCCGGCTATTATCCCGAGGACTTTGTACCCTGTATTCCATTGCACAGATATCTCGAGATGGACTTGAAACAAGCCAGTGCCGGAGGACTTCTTAAAAGAATCGTCCCCTTTGATTCCGCAGATGTACATGAACTCGTAATGGATATTGAGAAAAGGCAATCCTGA
- a CDS encoding type II toxin-antitoxin system VapC family toxin, with product MNGYLLDTNAASVLWDARHRDHDRIKAFLANISPSPIWISIIVLAEIEYGLKIAPKMHVSLQNDVRNEMAKFFEILDLDKHTVAPYSDLRAELFKKYSPRNQKGRLTAKRPENLFDRTSAKELGVQENDIWLASQAIQYNLILVTDDRMSRLGEVSNPLSEPLQIAKWK from the coding sequence ATGAATGGTTACCTGTTAGATACCAACGCTGCCAGTGTTCTTTGGGATGCCCGGCATCGGGATCACGATAGAATCAAAGCTTTTCTTGCCAATATTTCCCCCTCGCCCATTTGGATATCAATTATTGTGTTGGCAGAGATAGAATACGGGCTAAAGATAGCTCCTAAGATGCACGTAAGTCTGCAAAATGACGTCAGGAATGAGATGGCCAAGTTTTTCGAAATTCTTGACTTGGATAAGCACACAGTTGCCCCATATTCGGATCTTCGAGCCGAGTTGTTTAAGAAGTATTCACCAAGGAACCAGAAAGGAAGACTAACCGCAAAACGGCCAGAGAACCTTTTTGATCGAACAAGCGCCAAGGAGTTGGGTGTCCAGGAAAATGATATCTGGCTGGCATCACAGGCAATTCAATACAATTTAATACTGGTTACTGATGATCGCATGTCTCGGCTTGGGGAGGTCTCTAATCCCTTGAGCGAGCCACTGCAAATTGCTAAATGGAAATAG